The following DNA comes from Diceros bicornis minor isolate mBicDic1 chromosome 12, mDicBic1.mat.cur, whole genome shotgun sequence.
AATGGAAAAGTGCATGTTCCCTGCGGCAGGGCCCGGTCGGGCTCCGGACTGTGAGAGCCGTAGCGGCTTTGCACGCTCGCCTCCGCTGCTCAGCGCGTCCCCGAAGCCTCACTCGCCATTTTGGGGGGGCCTGAGATGGGAAGTGAGAAAGGCGGTGGGACGTCCCCTCTGGGGCGCAGCTCCCCTGGCATGCTGGGAACTGTAGTCTAAAGGGCGAGAGGAAACTGCCGGGACTGGGAGCCCAAAGTTGAGAGGGCCCTTACTGCGATCCGTAGCCCGGGGCGGAGCCCCGGTGCACGTCGGATATGGTAGTCCGCTTGGGGCTGCACGCCGCGGGTGTCGTCCCAGGTGGCGCTGTAGTCCTAGTGTCCGTGGCGGGCGGAGCCTAGGACGGAGGGTGATGGCTGCCGTGGCTGTAGCTGTTCGCGAGGGTGAGTGAAGGGCCCGAGCGCATAAACAGGTACGCGAGCCGACGGGCTCCGGACGGCTActgctgggccctgagctcttCTGGGCCCTGTGGTTCCGTTCTGGCGCCACCCCGGGCCCTGGTCTGCACTGCCTCGGGCGCAGCCCCGCGCTGCGTACCGGCTGGTTACTGTGAGAAGGGTGGGTGccccctccttcttccctccccctccctccctttgaTCCTGTCGCCCACTGCGTCCCCACGCGGATCCCTGGCTCGCCTCCCGCCTGGCGGCGGAGCCCTGGTCATGCCGACCCAGCAGCCAGCTGCGCCGACTACGAGTCTCCCCAAACCCTCCCACAGTCTCTCTGGATCACTTTGTGCCCTGTTTTCTGTTGCAGACTCGGGATCTGGGATGAAGGCGGAGCTTTCTTCTCGGCCTGGGGTAAGTGAGGGTGCCTGCTCAAGCCGCCTGTCACGCTCTACGCAGGACGCTGTGTCAGCTTCATTCTGCCCCAACTTCAttcctgtttcattttatttcttggtAAAGCTAGGAGATTTTACTGTTCTTTCAGCCCTAACGGTATGTGACTGACCCTGGAGAAGAAGCTTTCATCCCTGTGGGATGTAAGCTTGTAACAGGTAGCTGGTGAGAATTAGGGAGGATTAGGGACTTTATGGGAATCTTGTGAGCATCCAGTTTATTCACCTTTGGAATTGTTGGGGGAAGAGCAGtattctgtgtctgtgtctcaggCAGGGGGGAGGGAGATGACCCAAGAAGAGAAGCTGCAGCTTcgcaaggaaaagaaacagcagaAAAAGAAACGGAAGGAGGAAAAAGGAGCAGAACCAGAAACTGGCTCTGTTGTATCTGCAGCCCAATGTCAAGGTGCGGGGGCTTTTTTAAAAGGCTGGGGTTGTGGAGCTGGTAGAGGGATGTGGTGGGAAAGAacggggttggggggtggggtggggggtgggggacaggacAAAGTTGGTTTGAGCAGGTGAAGAGTGAAGAAGTTTAGACAAGCACAGAGAGATGCTTTCACTGGGGCATAGATATTAACTACCTGGGGCGTGGACATCTCTTCCTTCTATCTTTAGTAGGCCCAACCAAACCACTGCCAGGACCGGGCAGTCAGGTGGGCACTGCTGGGGAGAAAGTTCCAGCCGGTCGGAGTAAAGCTGAAGTTCGGGCTGAGCGGCGGGCCAAGCAGGAGGCTGAGCGTGCCCTGAAACAGGCAAGAAAAGGGGAACAAGGAGGGCCACCTCCTCCAGCCTGCCCCAGCACAGCTGGAGAAACCCCTTCAGGTATCTTCCCTTCATTTTAAGATCTCTGTTGATTCTAATTCTTGTGTTAGCTCAGGCTTCCCCATAGTAAAACAGCTCTCCCCTCCCATTCTTCACCTTGGTTCCCAGAGTTCCAAATTCTCCCCTTAACCTCATCCTATCCCTATTTCTCCTTCTACTCTTTTCTTCCctgtttttcctttccctttgtcCAATTTTTCTTGATGTCCCTTATGCCCTAAAAGAAAACTTCTCATTATCACCTACTATGTCTTGAAAACATGCTCATTCTCTTTTAGGAGTGAAGCGTCTCCCTGAGCACACTCAGGTTGATGACCCCACACTTCTGAGAAGGCTTGTTAAAAAACCAGAGCGACAACAGGTAGGAAGTAGGTTTGGTGCATGGCCAGAAAGACCCTAGGGAGATGGGATAGAGGGAGGAAAGGTGCTTGGGGCAAAGTGAGACCCCAGAGAAGGATGGGTATTTGGGTCAATAGTGGTCTCACTGTTTACTTCCTTTCCAGCTCATCCCATAAGTTTTAAACTCTGGGCCATTGGTCCTATTCCCTTGTTTGTCAAGGTTCCTACACGAAAGGACTATGGATCCAAAGTCAGTCTCTTCTCCCACCTACCCCAGTACAGCAGACAAAACTCTCTGACTCAGTATATGAGGTAGGATTATATAAAATTGTCGTGACTTTTAAGTCTAAGGAGTTTTAGTAACTGTATTGAAAGTGACTGGAAATTTGACATTGGATCTGTGGGAAGAAGCATGAACATAAGGCAAAACTCCAGAGGAAATGGGGGTGTCTGGTGCTAGTGAAGGAAGTTCCTTTTCATCAGGGGCAGGTGGGCAGTAGGTGCTCAAGCTCCCTTGCAAAGTGTGTGACACCGCCATCCCATCAGCATCCCATCCTCTGTGATCCACCCAGCCATGGTGCGACTCGGCCTGCAGTACTCCCAGGGCCTGATCAGTGGCTCCAATGCCCGGTGTATTGCCCTGCTTCGTGCCTTGCAGCAGGTATGCCCTGTCCTGTTCCCTCTTATGACCCAACCCCATCTTCCCCTACACTACCTCAGCTTCTCTTACCAGAGTAATCTCTGGGGGAAAGAAGCAGTGACTCCACCCTTAGAACACTTTGCTCAGTGAAGCTTACCCTGTCCCCCTTTCAGAGAGCATTTTGCTGATCAACTTGTGTACCCCATAGGTGATTCAGGATTACACCACACCTCCCAATGAAGAACTCTCAAGGGACCTAGTGAATAAACTAAAGCCCTACTTCAGGTAAGGACAACCACTACAAGTCCACTCCCACCTCACCCAGTCCTTTTCTTGTACCTTTTCTTTTGCTCTTCTACCTCTATTTTTATTGTTCTGTTCTCTGTCTTCTTGTTAAAGAAATCCTTTAAAATGTGAAAGCTTTGTAAGTTGTAGAGTCCTACAAATGTTGTTACAGCTTCCTGACCCAGTGCCGTCCCCTGTCAGCGAGCATGTATAATGCCATCAAGTTCCTTAACAAGGAGATCACCAGTGTGAGCGGCTCCAAGCGAGAGGAGGAGGTGATGAGTATGAGGGATGAGCAAGGCATGCACCTGGGAGTAGAGCTGAGAAATGTGTTCAGGACTCCCAGGAGGGGCAAGTTGGCCATTCTCTCCTAGTTAAGGGTTAAGGAAGTCATTGGGCCCATCATTACACATGTATTCAAACATCTGGCATGATAGAGGAAGAAATGTGTCCATTTCTTGTTCCCTAAGCATCTCACTCCATTTAGGCCAAGTCACAACTTCAAAAAGCCATTGATCGGTATGTGCGAGAGAAGATTGTGCTTGCAGCTCAGGCAATTTCACGCTTTGCTTATAAGAAGATCAGTAATGGAGATGTGATCCTGGTGTATGGATGGTATGATCCAGACCCTATTACTGAGAAAACTGGGGAGGGAAATGATCCAAAGAAGGGACTACCATTTTGCCCTTTAGGAATGAGCTGGCCATCAGTTAGTGACATTTATAACTGAATCCTCCTCTCCATTCGCTCCAGTTCGTCTCTGGTATCACGAATTCTTCAGGAGGCTTGGGCTGAGGGCCGGCGGTTTCGGGTGGTAGTGGTGGATAGCCGGCCACGGCTGGAGGGAAGGCACACGCTACGTTTTCTGGTCCGTGCTGGGGTCCCTGCCTCCTACCTGCTGATTCCTGCAGCCTCCTATGTGCTCCCAGAGGTGAGGGCAGAGGACAGGGACTCCAAAGTTGAAGTAAAAGGGTGTAGTAGTATAGACATAGTTCCACCTTACCAAGGTTACAATTATTTAGAAATACTAGAAATGGACAGCCCTGTTAATATTTAATAGGAAAAAACATCTAAGCGTGTTATAGCACAGTCTAGCTATTGCAAGAACATTATATTAAACTAGCAACCACCAAGAGGGAACATGACAAAAGTAACTTCAGAGTTTAGTTTTCCTGTGGGTG
Coding sequences within:
- the EIF2B4 gene encoding translation initiation factor eIF-2B subunit delta isoform X5 — protein: MAAVAVAVREDSGSGMKAELSSRPGAGGREMTQEEKLQLRKEKKQQKKKRKEEKGAEPETGSVVSAAQCQGPTKPLPGPGSQVGTAGEKVPAGRSKAEVRAERRAKQEAERALKQARKGEQGGPPPPACPSTAGETPSGVKRLPEHTQVDDPTLLRRLVKKPERQQVPTRKDYGSKVSLFSHLPQYSRQNSLTQYMSIPSSVIHPAMVRLGLQYSQGLISGSNARCIALLRALQQVIQDYTTPPNEELSRDLVNKLKPYFSFLTQCRPLSASMYNAIKFLNKEITSVSGSKREEEAKSQLQKAIDRYVREKIVLAAQAISRFAYKKISNGDVILVYGCSSLVSRILQEAWAEGRRFRVVVVDSRPRLEGRHTLRFLVRAGVPASYLLIPAASYVLPEVSKVLLGAHALLANGSVMSRVGTAQLALVARAHNVPVLVCCETYKFCERVQTDAFVSNELDDPDDLLCERGERVALANWQNHSSLRLLNLAYDVTPPELVDLVITELGMIPCSSVPVVLRVKSSDQ
- the EIF2B4 gene encoding translation initiation factor eIF-2B subunit delta isoform X4, with translation MAAVAVAVREDSGSGMKAELSSRPGAGGREMTQEEKLQLRKEKKQQKKKRKEEKGAEPETGSVVSAAQCQVGPTKPLPGPGSQVGTAGEKVPAGRSKAEVRAERRAKQEAERALKQARKGEQGGPPPPACPSTAGETPSGVKRLPEHTQVDDPTLLRRLVKKPERQQVPTRKDYGSKVSLFSHLPQYSRQNSLTQYMSIPSSVIHPAMVRLGLQYSQGLISGSNARCIALLRALQQVIQDYTTPPNEELSRDLVNKLKPYFSFLTQCRPLSASMYNAIKFLNKEITSVSGSKREEEAKSQLQKAIDRYVREKIVLAAQAISRFAYKKISNGDVILVYGCSSLVSRILQEAWAEGRRFRVVVVDSRPRLEGRHTLRFLVRAGVPASYLLIPAASYVLPEVSKVLLGAHALLANGSVMSRVGTAQLALVARAHNVPVLVCCETYKFCERVQTDAFVSNELDDPDDLLCERGERVALANWQNHSSLRLLNLAYDVTPPELVDLVITELGMIPCSSVPVVLRVKSSDQ
- the EIF2B4 gene encoding translation initiation factor eIF-2B subunit delta isoform X1, with amino-acid sequence MPTQQPAAPTTSLPKPSHSLSGSLCALFSVADSGSGMKAELSSRPGAGGREMTQEEKLQLRKEKKQQKKKRKEEKGAEPETGSVVSAAQCQVGPTKPLPGPGSQVGTAGEKVPAGRSKAEVRAERRAKQEAERALKQARKGEQGGPPPPACPSTAGETPSGVKRLPEHTQVDDPTLLRRLVKKPERQQVPTRKDYGSKVSLFSHLPQYSRQNSLTQYMSIPSSVIHPAMVRLGLQYSQGLISGSNARCIALLRALQQVIQDYTTPPNEELSRDLVNKLKPYFSFLTQCRPLSASMYNAIKFLNKEITSVSGSKREEEAKSQLQKAIDRYVREKIVLAAQAISRFAYKKISNGDVILVYGCSSLVSRILQEAWAEGRRFRVVVVDSRPRLEGRHTLRFLVRAGVPASYLLIPAASYVLPEVSKVLLGAHALLANGSVMSRVGTAQLALVARAHNVPVLVCCETYKFCERVQTDAFVSNELDDPDDLLCERGERVALANWQNHSSLRLLNLAYDVTPPELVDLVITELGMIPCSSVPVVLRVKSSDQ
- the EIF2B4 gene encoding translation initiation factor eIF-2B subunit delta isoform X2; the encoded protein is MPTQQPAAPTTSLPKPSHSLSGSLCALFSVADSGSGMKAELSSRPGAGGREMTQEEKLQLRKEKKQQKKKRKEEKGAEPETGSVVSAAQCQGPTKPLPGPGSQVGTAGEKVPAGRSKAEVRAERRAKQEAERALKQARKGEQGGPPPPACPSTAGETPSGVKRLPEHTQVDDPTLLRRLVKKPERQQVPTRKDYGSKVSLFSHLPQYSRQNSLTQYMSIPSSVIHPAMVRLGLQYSQGLISGSNARCIALLRALQQVIQDYTTPPNEELSRDLVNKLKPYFSFLTQCRPLSASMYNAIKFLNKEITSVSGSKREEEAKSQLQKAIDRYVREKIVLAAQAISRFAYKKISNGDVILVYGCSSLVSRILQEAWAEGRRFRVVVVDSRPRLEGRHTLRFLVRAGVPASYLLIPAASYVLPEVSKVLLGAHALLANGSVMSRVGTAQLALVARAHNVPVLVCCETYKFCERVQTDAFVSNELDDPDDLLCERGERVALANWQNHSSLRLLNLAYDVTPPELVDLVITELGMIPCSSVPVVLRVKSSDQ
- the EIF2B4 gene encoding translation initiation factor eIF-2B subunit delta isoform X3, producing the protein MKAELSSRPGAGGREMTQEEKLQLRKEKKQQKKKRKEEKGAEPETGSVVSAAQCQVGPTKPLPGPGSQVGTAGEKVPAGRSKAEVRAERRAKQEAERALKQARKGEQGGPPPPACPSTAGETPSGVKRLPEHTQVDDPTLLRRLVKKPERQQVPTRKDYGSKVSLFSHLPQYSRQNSLTQYMSIPSSVIHPAMVRLGLQYSQGLISGSNARCIALLRALQQVIQDYTTPPNEELSRDLVNKLKPYFSFLTQCRPLSASMYNAIKFLNKEITSVSGSKREEEAKSQLQKAIDRYVREKIVLAAQAISRFAYKKISNGDVILVYGCSSLVSRILQEAWAEGRRFRVVVVDSRPRLEGRHTLRFLVRAGVPASYLLIPAASYVLPEVSKVLLGAHALLANGSVMSRVGTAQLALVARAHNVPVLVCCETYKFCERVQTDAFVSNELDDPDDLLCERGERVALANWQNHSSLRLLNLAYDVTPPELVDLVITELGMIPCSSVPVVLRVKSSDQ
- the EIF2B4 gene encoding translation initiation factor eIF-2B subunit delta isoform X6 yields the protein MVRLGLQYSQGLISGSNARCIALLRALQQVIQDYTTPPNEELSRDLVNKLKPYFSFLTQCRPLSASMYNAIKFLNKEITSVSGSKREEEAKSQLQKAIDRYVREKIVLAAQAISRFAYKKISNGDVILVYGCSSLVSRILQEAWAEGRRFRVVVVDSRPRLEGRHTLRFLVRAGVPASYLLIPAASYVLPEVSKVLLGAHALLANGSVMSRVGTAQLALVARAHNVPVLVCCETYKFCERVQTDAFVSNELDDPDDLLCERGERVALANWQNHSSLRLLNLAYDVTPPELVDLVITELGMIPCSSVPVVLRVKSSDQ